aGTTAATGGTGGGGGATATTAAAGCACTCTCTTGTCTTAGCAAATGTTCGACACATGACACACACTGTACCACCTGTTACAGCGTCTCCTCAGCAGCACAAAAGCTCTTTCAAAAGAAGTACAGAGTAGATTAATGATACATGAgactgacaaaaacacacaagtctAGCACTGTGTGTTAAAAACCTGAAGTGGATTTGTgattccataaaaaaaaaactaatatgTAGTAATGTGATATAGAACACTatgtgtttttacagttttgaaCATATTCTGCACTTTTTGTCCAGCAGAAATCCATCAGACCAGTATTCACTCTCAGAAGTCTGCATCAGTCTGCAGCAGAAGGTACACTAAACTTTGCAACTTAACTCaatcattttctaaaacaaaggagacatgtttctctctgaagatttcttcttcaatcACTCCTTACTTTCTTTTTCCCCCTGCAGTTTTAAAGCGTCCAGCCCCAGAGGAAACAGTCACAGCCAGCTTTGGGAAGTTCATCAGTGAAGTGAAGCCCCAGCACCTGTCCTCTCTGCTTCTCCACCGCAGCAAAAGGATGGTGCTGGACAGCATTGGAGTTGGCCTGCTTGGCAGCACAACAGACGTGTTTGAGCTGGCCCTGCAGCACTGCCAGGTGAGGCGCAAGGAAAGGTCTTATCTGATATGATGCAATTAGACTGATGAAAGCAATTGCTTGACCTTACATTTACTCATGAGTAACTCAGCTGTGTGCAGAGTGATGAGATAGGTGAAAAAAATGTAGTTATTTTAATTCTAAGTTTCATCATGAAGAGCCTTACTCGGGAACAGGcacgtttttttaatttgtttggtAACCTCAAAATATGTGTCTTTTTCAACTAAAAGGTGATATTccaaagattttttaaattaaagtatattttatattaacaaaaaaaacatgtgactgTCATGTAAACCATCATCTGACAAGGCCTTGTTGTTTACCTGTCTCTGTCTTGGTCCCTTCCAGCACATGTACGCTCCTGATGACATCAGCTCTGTGTATGGACGCAGGGGGACGAGGCTCTCGCCGACACTGGCAGCTTTTGTTAACGGAGTGGCGGTGAGTTTGTTTTAGTGGAAAAGATTGGTCATGATAGTCCCCAGTACACCCATGAATAAAGATATTTTGTTCTCAGCTTTGGTACTGTCTGGGCAGCTGACTGCACAGGAGACGTGGATGAAAATAGTGAATTGACCTCACATTACTCTTCCGCAGATATATTCAGCAATAAGTCTGCAAACATTTCTTGACTCATTTTTGCAAGCTGCTTTTTCAGCCTGGTATATAGAAAAAGGGGAAGAGGAATTTTCCATGTCACAAAAACATTAGATGGGTGTAGCGAGatcctgttttatttaatgaaagGGCATGTTCTTACTGGATTCATTGAAATTCtattaaaagtcaaatgaaagttttttttatatatcaaatGAACTATGTGTTGGTCTCTACAAGTTGGTCAttgaaaatatgtgtttttttttattctgcagacTCACTCCATGGACTTTGATGATACATGGCACCCTGCCACTCACCCCTCAGGAGCCGTCCTTCCTGCTGTGTTAGCACTAAGCGACATGATGCCTGCTAACAGCAAACCTAGCGGTCTGGACTTCCTGCTGGCATTCAACGTCGGCATTGAGATCCAGGGCCGACTGATGAGGTTCTCTAATGAGGCCCACAACATCCCAAAAAGGTGAGCACCCATATTGGTAATAAATGGCTTATAATATTGCTGTAggtttttttacacttaattTGGTCTCATCGGGTTATAACTTGACTGATATAAAACCAGTTCCTCAGTGGATAGTTACATTTATATTCTATAAATAGAACTAGTGTCCACAGTTCACAGGGTCTAAAGAATCCTATGTTTGACCCTGATGATCTCTGCAGTGTACAGAAGTTTAAAAGGAGGCTGCTGCAGTGTAATGTGCAGCTGCTTAGTGGTGTCAATGAGCTGTGAAAGGTGTATGTGGCAATTAGCAATCACAGGTAAAATGACCTGCCACgttatttgcttgtttttctgaTGCTGAAATATCCTCATTTATTTACAAGCGGGAAATTTTCCATAACACCCTGACCAAAGCCTTTCTGTTTCTTCAACCACCAGGTTTCACCCTCCCAGTGTGGTGGGGACCATGGGAAGTGCAGCTGCCTGCGCAAACCTCCTATCTTTGGATCACTTTCAATGCAGTCATGCCCTGGCAATAGCCGCTTCTCTATCAGGCGCGCCAATGGCTAATGCTGCCACTCAGTCCAAACCCCTTCACATAGGTAATGCATCACGTTTAGGGCTGGAGGCTGCTCTTTTGGCCTCTAGAGGTCTTGAGGCAAGTCCTCTGGTCCTGGATGCTGTCTCTGGGGTTGCTGGCTTCAACGCCTTTTA
This is a stretch of genomic DNA from Labrus bergylta chromosome 9, fLabBer1.1, whole genome shotgun sequence. It encodes these proteins:
- the irg1l gene encoding immunoresponsive gene 1, like isoform X2, translating into MISKIQKSIRPVFTLRSLHQSAAEVLKRPAPEETVTASFGKFISEVKPQHLSSLLLHRSKRMVLDSIGVGLLGSTTDVFELALQHCQHMYAPDDISSVYGRRGTRLSPTLAAFVNGVATHSMDFDDTWHPATHPSGAVLPAVLALSDMMPANSKPSGLDFLLAFNVGIEIQGRLMRFSNEAHNIPKRFHPPSVVGTMGSAAACANLLSLDHFQCSHALAIAASLSGAPMANAATQSKPLHIGNASRLGLEAALLASRGLEASPLVLDAVSGVAGFNAFYEDYEPQSLESPNNDGLMFLLEEQDMGFKRFPAHLGMHWVADAAASVHKLLVGFGPGTISPAQVQDILLRVPKSKYINRPFPDSEHEARHSFQFNACTALLDGEVTVESFTPSAISRPDLHALLSRVRMVHPQDNPANFNRMYGEVQVTLVGGDVLKGRCDTFYGHWRNPLTNESLRKKFRNNAGSVLPSEKVERLIEEVEELDRLGDCRALLSQLQ
- the irg1l gene encoding immunoresponsive gene 1, like isoform X1 — encoded protein: MISKIQQKSIRPVFTLRSLHQSAAEVLKRPAPEETVTASFGKFISEVKPQHLSSLLLHRSKRMVLDSIGVGLLGSTTDVFELALQHCQHMYAPDDISSVYGRRGTRLSPTLAAFVNGVATHSMDFDDTWHPATHPSGAVLPAVLALSDMMPANSKPSGLDFLLAFNVGIEIQGRLMRFSNEAHNIPKRFHPPSVVGTMGSAAACANLLSLDHFQCSHALAIAASLSGAPMANAATQSKPLHIGNASRLGLEAALLASRGLEASPLVLDAVSGVAGFNAFYEDYEPQSLESPNNDGLMFLLEEQDMGFKRFPAHLGMHWVADAAASVHKLLVGFGPGTISPAQVQDILLRVPKSKYINRPFPDSEHEARHSFQFNACTALLDGEVTVESFTPSAISRPDLHALLSRVRMVHPQDNPANFNRMYGEVQVTLVGGDVLKGRCDTFYGHWRNPLTNESLRKKFRNNAGSVLPSEKVERLIEEVEELDRLGDCRALLSQLQ